One segment of Phoenix dactylifera cultivar Barhee BC4 unplaced genomic scaffold, palm_55x_up_171113_PBpolish2nd_filt_p 000643F, whole genome shotgun sequence DNA contains the following:
- the LOC103714863 gene encoding UPF0481 protein At3g47200-like has product MEEIKWQILGHLWETSKDDVRRSLQIMQDKEAEARSYYSEVINMKSRRFAEMLLLDGYFIIQLFTPCEKMAEELRDLLDNSVYLQSSLHRDLLLLENQLPYFIFNVLLSVLDIQEVSSVAIQRVFIIKLDMKLPGLMVPSEDSKMAHLLDLLHQSIASPNPRVEWVIGLIMETSGPQSLQQSRSRSRCPLSLQFLQRSGSRPPSPVGVPSATELVEAGVKIKVRKEGNFLDISFDKENGLLEIPAIRVQDSTNLIFRNLIALEQFNTDFGMKITCYSIFMDSIIDTEKDVALLRQEGIICCRHVNDKDIALLFNELCKDIIFVASQNYFDLLCMEVNDYCNSRWNRWRARLMRDYFSNPWAILSVIAAAVLLVLTILQTVFSVLSYTRQIHSSDKPHQ; this is encoded by the coding sequence ATGGAGGAAATCAAGTGGCAAATACTAGGCCATCTCTGGGAAACTTCGAAAGATGACGTCCGCCGGTCTCTGCAAATTATGCAAGACAAGGAGGCGGAAGCCCGAAGCTACTACTCTGAAGTAATCAACATGAAAAGCCGCAGATTTGCGGAGATGCTGCTGCTGGATGGCTACTTTATTATCCAACTATTCACCCCCTGTGAGAAGATGGCTGAGGAGCTCCGCGATCTGTTGGACAACAGTGTTTATCTTCAATCCTCTCTCCATCGAGATTTGCTCCTGCTCGAAAACCAGCTTCCATATTTCATCTTCAATGTTCTTCTTAGCGTCCTAGACATACAAGAGGTATCGAGCGTCGCTATTCAAAGAGTTTTTATTATAAAGTTGGACATGAAGTTGCCGGGATTAATGGTACCAAGCGAGGACTCCAAGATGGCTCATCTTCTCGACTTGCTCCACCAGAGCATTGCATCACCCAATCCACGGGTCGAATGGGTCATTGGGCTCATCATGGAGACCTCTGGTCCCCAGTCCCTgcagcaatcaagatcaagatcaAGGTGTCCCCTCAGTCTACAGTTCCTGCAGAGATCAGGATCAAGACCACCGTCCCCTGTTGGTGTCCCCTCCGCGACAGAGCTTGTGGAGGCTGGAGTCAAGATCAAGGTGAGGAAAGAAGGTAACTTTCTAGACATTTCATTTGACAAAGAAAATGGGTTGCTAGAAATTCCAGCCATCCGCGTCCAGGATTCCACGAATCTCATCTTCCGAAACCTCATCGCCTTGGAACAATTCAACACGGATTTCGGCATGAAGATCACCTGCTACTCCATTTTCATGGATTCTATCATCGATACTGAAAAAGATGTGGCGTTGCTTCGCCAGGAGGGGATCATTTGCTGCCGTCATGTCAATGACAAGGACATTGCACTTCTCTTCAATGAGCTTTGCAAGGACATTATCTTTGTTGCCAGTCAGAATTACTTTGATCTATTGTGCATGGAAGTGAATGATTACTGCAACTCGAGGTGGAACAGATGGCGGGCAAGACTAATGCGTGATTATTTCAGCAATCCATGGGCAATCCTCTCGGTGATCGCAGCTGCTGTTCTCCTTGTCCTCACCATTCTTCAAACGGTTTTCTCCGTTTTAAGTTATACTCGGCAAATCCATAGCAGCGACAAGCCTCATCAATAA